The sequence GTGCTCAAGGGGGCGCGCACGGTCATGGCCACCCCCGAGGGCCGGGTCTCCATCAACCCCACGGGCAATGCCGGCATGGCCACCGGGGGCATGGGCGACGTCCTGGCGGGGATCATCGCCGGCTTTCTGGCGCAGGGACTGGCCCCTCGCGACGCGATGCGCTTGGGGGTGTATCTCCACGGACACGCCGGGGACCGGGTCGCGGATGATCGCGGCGGCGTGGGACTGATCGCTTCGGACCTCGTCGACGAGTTGCCGCGCACCATCAAGGAACTGATGCAGATCCGGGAACTGGTACAGGGATGACGGCCAACGCATATCGAATCACGACGGGCTCGCAAGAGGCCACCCGGGCCCTGGGGCGGACCCTCGGCGGCCTGCTCGGCGGCGGCGAGATCCTGGGGCTCACGGGCGATCTCGGCAGTGGCAAGACCTGCTTCGTCCACGGTCTTGCCGAGGGGCTCGCGGTGGGCCGGAACAGTTGGGTGCGGAGCCCCACCTTCACGCTCATCAACGAGTACGAGGGACGGGTGCCGCTGGTCCACGTGGACCTCTTCCGCGTGGCCCCAGGCGCGGAGATGGAAGACCTGCACCTGGAAGAATACTTCGCGTCCGGCAGCGTGTGCGTCATCGAGTGGTTCGAGCGCCTGGACGCCGTCGGCGTGGAGGAGTTCCTCGCCGTGGCCTTCCGCTACGTGGACGAGGACCGGCGGGAGCTGCGCTTCGCCGCGCACGGCACGCGGTACGAGGAATTGGTGGCCGCGCTGCGGCGAGGCGATCCCATCGGTCCCGGGCCCTTCGACAAGGCTCGGGACGGGCGTGGCGAGGCGTAGGCAAGCGGAGTCGAGTGATGGGATTGATCGTACAGAAATACGGCGGCACCTCCGTCGGCATGGTGGAACGCATCCGCAACGTCGCCAGGCGCGTGGCCGCCGCGCGCGCGGCGGGGAACGACGTGGTGGTGGTGGTGTCGGCCATGTCCGGCGAGACCAACCGTCTGCTGAACCTGGCCAACCAGGTTTCGGCGCACGTGGACGACCGGGAGATCGACGTGCTCCTGGCGTCGGGAGAGCAGGTGTCGTGCGCGCTCCTGGCGCTGGCGCTCAAGGACTTGGGACAACCGGCGCGCTCGTTTCTCGGGCACCAGGTGCGCATCGCCACCGACAACGTGTACGGCCGGGCGCGCATCAAGAGCATCGACGCCACCCGTGTGCTGGAGTCGCTTGAGCGCCGGGAGGTGGTGGTGGTGGCGGGCTTTCAGGGTGTGGACGAGGACGACAACATCACCACTCTGGGGCGCGGCGGCTCGGACACGAGCGCCGTGGCCATGGCCGCCGCCCTGAACGCCGCGGTGTGCGAGATCTACACGGACGTGGACGGCATCTACACGGCGGATCCCTTCGTGTGCGCGCGCGCACGGAAGCTGGATCGCATTACGTATGACGAAATGCTGGAAATGGCCAGCATGGGCGCCCGGGTGCTGCAGATCCGCTCGGTGGAGCTGGCGAAGAAGTTCGGCGTCCCGGTGCACCTGCGCTCGAGTTTCAACGACGTGGAGGGCACCTGGCTGGTCGAGGAGGAAGAACAGATGGATTCGGTTCTGGTTTCGGCAGTGACCTGCGACAACGACGAAGCCAAGATCACTATCCGCGGGGTGCCGGATCGCGCCGGCCTTGCGGCGCAGATCTTCGGCCCCATCGCGGACGCCAACATCGTCGTGGACATGATCATCCAGAACGCGAGCGAGGACGGCACCACCGACGTGACCTTCACGGTGCCCAGGAAGGACCATACCAAGGCCATGGAATTGATTGAAAAAACCGCGTCCTTGATCCAAGCTAAGGGGGTGGCCTCCGATACCCGCGTAGCCAAGGTGTCGGTGGTGGGCGTGGGGGTGAGAACGAACGCGGGCGTAGCCGCGAGGATGTTCAAGGCGCTGGCCGACCAGTCCATCAACATCGAGATGATCTCGACCTCCGAGATCAAGGTGTCGGTGGTGGTGAACGAGGAGGACAGCCACAGGGCCGTGGATACGCTGCACGCTTCGCTGATCGAAGGGCAGGTGAGGGCATGAGTAATGAGTAATTTGTTGCTGTACGATACCACCCTGCGCGACGGGTGCCAGAGCGAGGATGTCTCCTTCAGCCTGAAGGACAAGCTGCGCATCGCCGAGAGCCTGGTGGAGCTGGGCATCCACTACATCGAGGGCGGCTATCCCGGTTCCAACCCGCGCGACGCCGAGTTCTTCAAGGAGGTGTCGAAGCTGGACCTCAGGAAGACCCGGATCGCGTCCTTCGGCACCACCCGCCGGCCGTCGGTGAAACCCTCCCAGGACGCCAGCCTGAAGCTCTTGCTGGCGGCCAAGACCCCGGTGGTGACGCTGGTGGGCAAGACCTGGGACCTGCACGTGCGCGACGACCTGCGCATCAGCCAGAAGGCCAATCTGGAGGTGATCGCCGATTCCATCGCCTACATGAAGAAGCACGTCGACGAGGTGATGTTCGACGCCGAGCACTTCTTCGACGGCTACCGCAACAATCCGAAGTTCGCGCTGGAGTGCCTCAAGGCGGCCGAGGAGGGCGGCGCCGACTGGATCGTGCTGTGCGACACCAACGGCGGCGGCCTGCCCGCCGACATCGGCGCGGCGGTGGCGCGGGCCAAGGAGGAGTTGAAGACGCCGCTGGGGGTCCATTGCCACAACGACGGCGAGCTGGCGGTGGCCAACACCATGACGGCGGTGGAGAACGGCGTGCGCCAGATCCAGGGCACCATCAACGGCTTCGGCGAGCGCTGCGGCAACCTGAACCTGTGCTCGGTGCTGCCCAACCTCCAGTTGAAACAGGGCCACAAGATCGTGCGGACGTCGCAGTTGCGGCGGCTGCGGGAGATCTCGCACCTGCTGTACGAACTGGCCAACGTGGTGCCCAACAAGCGCCAGCCCTACGTGGGCGACAGCGCGTTCGCGCACAAGGGCGGCCTCCACGTCTCGGGCATCATCAAGAACCGCGAGACCTACGAGCACATCGAGCCGGAGTTGGTGGGGAGCCGCCAGCGTGTCCTGGTGTCCGACCTGTCGGGCCGGAGCAACATCGTCTACAAGGCGCGGGAATACGACATCGACCTGAACGGCCAGGACACGGCCGTGCACCAGATCCTCAACCGCATCAAGGAGCTGGAGAGCCAGGGCTACGAGTTCGAGGCCGCGGAGGCTTCCTTCGAGCTGTTGATCCAGGAGGCCTTGGGCAAGAAGAAGCGCAACTTCCGCCTCGACGGATTCCGGGTCATCGACGAAAAGCGGGTGGAAAACGAGGCACCGCTGTCCGAGGCCACGGTCAAGGTGGAGGTGAACGGCGTGATGGAGCACGCCGCCGCCCTGGGCAGCGGTCCGGTGCACGCGCTGGACCAGGCCCTGCGCAAGGCCCTCACCGGCTTCTATCCGTCCCTGGAGGAAGTGGAGCTGCTGGACTACAAAGTCCGGGTGCTGTCGTCGGGGGAGGGCACCAGCGCCGCCGTCCGGGTGCTCATCGAGTCGGGTGACGGCCACGGCCAGTGGGGCACGGTGGGCGTTTCCCACAACGTCATCGAGGCGAGCTGGCAGGCGCTGGTCGAC is a genomic window of Deltaproteobacteria bacterium containing:
- the tsaE gene encoding tRNA (adenosine(37)-N6)-threonylcarbamoyltransferase complex ATPase subunit type 1 TsaE; its protein translation is MTANAYRITTGSQEATRALGRTLGGLLGGGEILGLTGDLGSGKTCFVHGLAEGLAVGRNSWVRSPTFTLINEYEGRVPLVHVDLFRVAPGAEMEDLHLEEYFASGSVCVIEWFERLDAVGVEEFLAVAFRYVDEDRRELRFAAHGTRYEELVAALRRGDPIGPGPFDKARDGRGEA
- the cimA gene encoding citramalate synthase, encoding MSNLLLYDTTLRDGCQSEDVSFSLKDKLRIAESLVELGIHYIEGGYPGSNPRDAEFFKEVSKLDLRKTRIASFGTTRRPSVKPSQDASLKLLLAAKTPVVTLVGKTWDLHVRDDLRISQKANLEVIADSIAYMKKHVDEVMFDAEHFFDGYRNNPKFALECLKAAEEGGADWIVLCDTNGGGLPADIGAAVARAKEELKTPLGVHCHNDGELAVANTMTAVENGVRQIQGTINGFGERCGNLNLCSVLPNLQLKQGHKIVRTSQLRRLREISHLLYELANVVPNKRQPYVGDSAFAHKGGLHVSGIIKNRETYEHIEPELVGSRQRVLVSDLSGRSNIVYKAREYDIDLNGQDTAVHQILNRIKELESQGYEFEAAEASFELLIQEALGKKKRNFRLDGFRVIDEKRVENEAPLSEATVKVEVNGVMEHAAALGSGPVHALDQALRKALTGFYPSLEEVELLDYKVRVLSSGEGTSAAVRVLIESGDGHGQWGTVGVSHNVIEASWQALVDSIDYKLYKDRKKRGPAGKGRAGKAHSAASPAS
- a CDS encoding aspartate kinase encodes the protein MGLIVQKYGGTSVGMVERIRNVARRVAAARAAGNDVVVVVSAMSGETNRLLNLANQVSAHVDDREIDVLLASGEQVSCALLALALKDLGQPARSFLGHQVRIATDNVYGRARIKSIDATRVLESLERREVVVVAGFQGVDEDDNITTLGRGGSDTSAVAMAAALNAAVCEIYTDVDGIYTADPFVCARARKLDRITYDEMLEMASMGARVLQIRSVELAKKFGVPVHLRSSFNDVEGTWLVEEEEQMDSVLVSAVTCDNDEAKITIRGVPDRAGLAAQIFGPIADANIVVDMIIQNASEDGTTDVTFTVPRKDHTKAMELIEKTASLIQAKGVASDTRVAKVSVVGVGVRTNAGVAARMFKALADQSINIEMISTSEIKVSVVVNEEDSHRAVDTLHASLIEGQVRA